One genomic window of Moorella glycerini includes the following:
- a CDS encoding tripartite tricarboxylate transporter permease gives MNLFEGIPLIPVLIGLFAISEVLMTMEEIGEGSVTYQKISGALPTIKEYLSTHMAMLRGTVIGFLIGIVPGAGKAVASFIAYSEEKRASKHPELFGTGILEGVAAPEAANNAVVSGALVPLLALGIPGSAAAAILIGAFTIQGLQPGPLLFVKEPDLVYGLFASLLVGNIVMLAMGLMGTQLWAKVVTVPKNILTPIVLAMVIFAAYAESNNLFTVWLALLFGIIGYIMRKYDFPVAPVVLAVVLGEMIETSFRRALIISDGSLAIFISRPIASIILLISVISIGYQFFRGMKKAGR, from the coding sequence AATTGGCCTGTTCGCTATTTCTGAAGTATTGATGACCATGGAAGAAATAGGTGAGGGAAGCGTTACCTATCAAAAAATTTCCGGAGCTCTGCCTACTATCAAAGAATATTTAAGTACCCATATGGCTATGTTGAGGGGAACAGTTATAGGTTTTTTAATTGGTATAGTTCCCGGGGCTGGGAAAGCTGTTGCTTCTTTCATCGCTTATAGCGAAGAAAAACGGGCTTCTAAACATCCAGAACTGTTTGGTACCGGCATTTTGGAAGGAGTTGCCGCCCCGGAAGCGGCCAATAATGCTGTTGTCAGTGGAGCTTTAGTTCCCCTCCTGGCTTTAGGTATACCAGGTTCGGCAGCAGCAGCTATTTTAATAGGCGCTTTTACAATTCAGGGATTACAGCCCGGACCATTGCTCTTTGTCAAAGAACCTGATCTGGTTTATGGCTTATTTGCCAGTTTGCTTGTAGGCAATATTGTGATGTTAGCTATGGGTTTAATGGGTACGCAACTTTGGGCAAAAGTAGTAACCGTTCCGAAAAATATTTTAACTCCCATAGTTTTAGCCATGGTTATTTTTGCTGCTTATGCGGAATCAAACAACCTTTTTACCGTGTGGTTAGCGTTACTGTTTGGAATTATAGGGTATATCATGCGGAAGTATGATTTTCCTGTTGCTCCCGTAGTTCTCGCAGTCGTCCTGGGGGAGATGATCGAAACCTCCTTTCGTCGGGCTTTAATTATTTCTGATGGAAGTTTAGCTATATTTATAAGCAGGCCTATAGCGTCAATAATCTTATTGATTTCAGTCATCTCAATAGGCTATCAATTCTTTCGCGGAATGAAGAAAGCAGGCCGTTAA
- a CDS encoding tripartite tricarboxylate transporter TctB family protein: MRYGEMGISAGMAILAIIFYSLATFKQEINPVDPGPAFYPRLVSVLLFAFAVAQLILSWRKGEIKKENKKEAGKMLLYIIGTLAFSIIYILLFDATSYLLTTTFFLIALMLLGGVRNWWVLISAAAGYSLATYYLFGQVLKVPLP, translated from the coding sequence ATGCGTTATGGCGAAATGGGTATTAGCGCGGGAATGGCTATACTGGCGATAATTTTTTATTCCCTGGCAACCTTTAAACAAGAAATAAATCCCGTTGATCCCGGGCCTGCTTTCTATCCCCGCCTTGTCAGTGTCCTGCTTTTTGCTTTTGCCGTTGCTCAATTAATATTGTCCTGGCGAAAGGGGGAAATAAAAAAAGAAAATAAAAAAGAAGCAGGCAAAATGCTTTTGTACATTATTGGAACCTTGGCTTTTAGTATTATTTATATCCTGCTTTTTGATGCGACCAGTTATCTCTTAACTACTACTTTCTTTCTTATAGCCTTAATGCTTCTGGGGGGTGTACGCAACTGGTGGGTTTTAATTAGCGCAGCAGCAGGTTATTCTCTAGCTACCTATTATTTATTTGGCCAGGTCTTAAAGGTTCCATTACCGTAA
- a CDS encoding tripartite tricarboxylate transporter substrate binding protein: MLKKRWLGLTVSLVLAASLLAGCSSGSKPAEAPKEASKETGKIASTFPNKPITVLNSSTAGSPADVMAREVARYAEKYLGQPMVVVNKPGGGGGVMFAALKAEPADGYTIASVTASQIAALQSELKKDFSIDDFEFIANVQKEPYAIAVKANSSFKTMHDVIDFAKKNPGKLKIGGQGTGSALHLMILQLAEQAGIEITWVPFGGGSESVTNLLGNNVQVISTAPATVNQYVEAGQIKVLAISGDQRMEHMKEVPTLKELGYDITMTQYRGFIAKKGLPSDVKAKIVDAIKKAVAEPGFKEYMAKNKQPDGFMGPDDFAAYARKDYELIGQLLQKVKEK; this comes from the coding sequence ATGTTAAAAAAGCGATGGCTGGGATTGACTGTTTCTTTGGTACTGGCTGCAAGTTTACTGGCAGGTTGTTCATCTGGTTCCAAACCTGCCGAGGCGCCTAAAGAAGCATCCAAAGAAACTGGAAAAATTGCCTCTACCTTCCCCAACAAACCTATAACCGTACTTAACTCTTCCACCGCGGGTTCTCCCGCCGACGTTATGGCCCGGGAAGTGGCACGTTATGCCGAAAAATATCTGGGTCAACCCATGGTTGTTGTTAATAAGCCAGGCGGCGGGGGTGGAGTGATGTTTGCTGCTCTGAAAGCTGAACCTGCAGACGGTTATACTATAGCTTCAGTTACAGCTTCCCAGATAGCAGCATTACAATCGGAACTCAAAAAGGATTTCTCTATTGACGATTTTGAGTTCATAGCCAACGTCCAGAAAGAGCCTTACGCCATAGCAGTTAAAGCGAATAGTTCATTTAAAACAATGCATGATGTAATTGATTTTGCCAAGAAAAATCCTGGCAAGCTTAAAATAGGCGGCCAGGGAACAGGTTCGGCTTTACATTTAATGATTTTGCAGTTAGCGGAACAAGCCGGTATCGAGATAACATGGGTTCCGTTTGGAGGAGGATCGGAATCGGTAACTAACCTGTTAGGCAACAACGTTCAGGTAATCAGTACGGCTCCAGCCACGGTAAATCAATATGTCGAAGCAGGTCAGATAAAGGTTCTGGCCATAAGCGGTGACCAGCGTATGGAACACATGAAGGAAGTGCCTACACTTAAGGAGTTAGGCTACGATATTACCATGACCCAATACCGTGGTTTTATAGCAAAAAAAGGGTTACCTTCCGATGTTAAAGCCAAAATAGTTGATGCTATAAAGAAAGCAGTGGCTGAACCCGGTTTTAAAGAGTACATGGCCAAAAATAAGCAGCCTGATGGTTTTATGGGTCCCGATGACTTTGCAGCTTACGCTCGCAAGGACTATGAACTAATTGGCCAGTTACTGCAAAAAGTTAAGGAAAAGTAA
- a CDS encoding isocitrate/isopropylmalate dehydrogenase family protein — MAHRVTLITGDGIGREVIPAARQVVEATGIAIEWEEMLAGEMAVEMVGEAVPEDTIASIKRNKVAIKGPLTNLVARGWASPNVTLRSKLGLFAQVRRARYFDGVPSPYKGVDIIVVREATEDTFAGAEQKVGPDAAVALKFVTRATSEQVARFTMDYARRMGRRKVTVAHKANILKLTDGLFLESARRVAAEFPELEFNDRMIDNMCFQLVKAPLDYDVILAPNVYGDILADLAAGVAGSLGLGFGGNFGPEVALFEAVHGTAPDIAGRGIANPLGEILTASMMLNYLGETQAARAIEMAVAKVLREGKVLTGDLGGRATTAEMTAAIIAALN, encoded by the coding sequence ATGGCTCATCGGGTAACGTTGATTACTGGTGACGGCATTGGTCGGGAAGTGATTCCGGCAGCACGCCAAGTGGTTGAGGCGACAGGGATAGCCATCGAGTGGGAAGAAATGCTGGCCGGAGAAATGGCAGTAGAAATGGTGGGTGAGGCAGTACCGGAAGATACCATTGCTTCAATTAAGCGCAACAAAGTAGCCATTAAGGGACCGCTAACCAATCTGGTTGCCAGGGGGTGGGCAAGTCCTAACGTAACCTTGCGCAGTAAACTGGGACTTTTTGCCCAGGTGCGGCGGGCCCGCTATTTTGACGGCGTTCCTTCTCCCTATAAAGGGGTGGATATAATCGTTGTCCGTGAAGCAACAGAGGATACTTTTGCAGGAGCAGAGCAGAAAGTCGGCCCTGATGCGGCTGTAGCCCTCAAATTTGTTACCAGGGCTACTTCGGAGCAAGTTGCCCGCTTTACCATGGACTATGCCCGCCGGATGGGCAGGCGCAAAGTTACAGTGGCTCACAAGGCTAACATCCTTAAGCTTACCGATGGTCTTTTCCTGGAGAGTGCGCGACGGGTGGCGGCGGAGTTTCCTGAACTAGAATTTAACGACCGGATGATCGATAATATGTGTTTTCAGCTTGTTAAAGCTCCACTGGATTATGATGTTATCTTAGCTCCTAATGTTTACGGCGATATTCTTGCTGACCTGGCTGCCGGGGTGGCAGGTAGTTTGGGTTTGGGCTTTGGCGGTAATTTTGGTCCGGAGGTAGCCCTTTTCGAGGCTGTTCATGGCACTGCTCCTGATATAGCCGGCCGCGGTATAGCCAACCCGCTGGGGGAAATTCTTACAGCCTCAATGATGCTTAATTACTTAGGCGAAACTCAAGCAGCAAGGGCTATTGAAATGGCCGTCGCAAAGGTCCTCAGGGAAGGTAAGGTTCTTACCGGGGACCTGGGCGGAAGGGCCACGACGGCAGAGATGACCGCGGCTATCATTGCAGCGCTAAATTAA